A genomic region of Miscanthus floridulus cultivar M001 chromosome 3, ASM1932011v1, whole genome shotgun sequence contains the following coding sequences:
- the LOC136543369 gene encoding disease resistance protein Pik-2-like, producing MESAAESLVTNGWQLLAEEYRQLSGVGGEVAELRDDVATMNAVLRMQSEADDGAVDHFVREWMKQLRELRYDAEDCVDLYKLRIKTRWRGSILLWFKHHLETLFSRRRLAGEISALRARAVAISECHARYGVSRDALRRSPASLSAPPPVLASSSAHVFGRASDPDESHQVVGIDEQIDALVARLKINGDDLRVFSIVGFGGLGKTTLALEVCRRLEAEFPWQAMVSVSQAFESGRDLRPLLKRVVEQLVKAKIDIEEEIKEAAAAALDEIDKLDDNKLEGKLGKLLEGKRYEQVQFA from the coding sequence ATGGAGAGCGCGGCCGAGAGCCTCGTAACCAATGGTTGGCAGCTGTTGGCCGAGGAGTACCGGCAGCTCAGCGGCGTCGGTGGAGAGGTCGCTGAGCTGCGGGACGACGTGGCCACCATGAACGCTGTCCTCCGCATGCAGTCCGAGGCCGACGACGGCGCCGTGGACCACTTCGTCCGGGAGTGGATGAAGCAGCTGCGCGAGCTCCGGTACGACGCGGAGGACTGCGTCGACTTATACAAGCTTCGCATCAAGACCCGGTGGCGGGGCAGCATACTGCTCTGGTTTAAACACCACCTCGAGACGCTCTTCtcgcgccgccgcctcgccggcGAAATCAGCGCTCTCCGTGCCCGCGCCGTCGCCATTAGCGAGTGCCACGCACGGTACGGCGTCAGCCGCGACGCGCTGCGCCGCTCCCCTGCTTCTTTATCCGCGCCTCCTCCTGTCCTGGCGTCGTCGTCTGCGCATGTGTTCGGCCGTGCCAGTGACCCTGATGAGAGCCATCAGGTCGTTGGCATCGACGAGCAGATCGACGCCCTGGTTGCCCGGCTCAAGATCAACGGCGACGACCTCAGGGTGTTCTCCATCGTGGGGTTCGGGGGCCTTGGCAAGACTACACTTGCGCTGGAGGTATGCCGGCGGCTGGAAGCGGAGTTCCCGTGGCAGGCGATGGTGTCGGTGTCTCAGGCGTTCGAGTCCGGCAGAGACCTCAGGCCGCTGCTCAAGCGTGTGGTTGAGCAGCTCGTCAAGGCCAAAATAGATATAGAGGAAGAAATCAAGGAAGCAGCGGCAGCGGCCCTGGATGAAATCGACAAGTTGGATGACAATAAACTGGAGGGAAAACTCGGCAAGCTTCTCGAGGGCAAAAGGTATGAACAAGTACAGTTTGCTTAG